A window of the Loxodonta africana isolate mLoxAfr1 chromosome 3, mLoxAfr1.hap2, whole genome shotgun sequence genome harbors these coding sequences:
- the UTP11 gene encoding probable U3 small nucleolar RNA-associated protein 11, with the protein MAAAFRKAAKSRQREHRERSQPGFRKHLGLLEKKKDYKLRADDYRKKQEYLRALRKKALEKNPDEFYYKMTRVKLQDGVHVIKETKEEATPEQLKLMRTQDVKYIEMKRVAEAKKIERLKSELHLLDFQGKQQNKHVFFFDTKKEVEQFDVATHLRTAPELVERVFNRPTIETLRKEKVKGVTHQAQFKRMAKERQKQYKHLTQRIQREKELFVVAQKIQTRKDLLDKTPKVKVKNATVNSPAIYKFQSRRKR; encoded by the exons CCCGGCTTtcgaaaacatctgggcctgctGGAGAAAAAGAAGGATTACAAACTTCGTGCAGA TGACTACCGAAAAAAGCAAGAATATCTCAGAGCTCTCCGGAAGAAGGCTCTTGAAAAAAATCCAGATGAATTCTACTATAAAATGACTCGGGTTAAACTCCAG GATGGAGTTCATGTTATTAAGGAGACAAAGGAAGAAGCAACCCCAGAACAGCTGAAACTGATGAGAACTCAGGATGTCAAATATATAGAAATGAAAAGAGTTGCAGAAGCTAAG AAAATTGAAAGACTAAAATCAGAGCTCCATCTGCTGGATTTCCAAGGGAAGCAACAGAATAAGCATGTGTTCTTTTTTGACACCAAAAAAGAAG TTGAACAGTTCGACGTTGCAACTCACCTGCGAACAGCCCCAGAACTAGTTGAGAGAGTCTTTAATAGACCCACAATAGAGACCCTGAGGAAGGAAAAAGTGAAAGGAGTTACCCATCAGGCTCAGTTTAAG CGGATGGCTAAAGAAAGGCAAAAGCAGTATAAGCATCTGACGCAGCGGATTCAGCGAGAGAAGGAATTGTTTGTTGTTGCACAGAAAATTCAAACACGCAAAGACCTTCTG gaTAAAACTCCGAAGGTGAAGGTGAAGAACGCGACTGTAAACTCACCAGCTATTTACAAATTTCAGAGTCGTCGAAAACGCTGA